GATGAATAATCTGAAACACTTTTGAGAAATCTTGATCCTGTAACTGTAATTTTGCAACACCTAGAAGTTCGTTAAATAGAAGCATTGTTTTTTGTACTTCTGCTTTTTCGAGATAACTTACCAAGAAATCATTAGTAAAAAGTAGTAAAGATCCTTTGAGATTATTGTCTTTAAAAAACTTATGTATTTGATCTTTTCGAATGGTAATTAATGTTCCCTTCGAGCATTGAAAATCATTAAAGTCTATAGAATGATAACCTTCACCGTCCTCTATAAATATGATGATATAAAACTCTACTCGATGAAGAGCTTCGGGTTTATGGTCTAGGTCTTTGCGTAAAAAAAGTTCTTCCAATCTGAGAAGGTCAAATTGGGAACGGGGATTTTGATGATTTTTAAATGGTATATTTCTAGTTTCCTCTTCCATTATGCTAATTACTCAACAAAAATTTTATTTCGCCTTAAATCTATCAAAAATAAAATCAACAATAGGGTTATCTAGTTCCCCTAATTTATGTACTATTTCATAATGATTAAGTTGAGGGTATTCAAAGTATTCCAGTGATGATACTGACTTATTCTCTTGATATAATCTTTTGGATTGTTCAATAAATAAATCGGTTTCATCTGCTCCTACAGTCAACAAGACTGGACATTTGAGTTGGGTTAATTCTTTAGTTGTAGGACTAAACTGTTGAACAATTCGGTCATTTAACTGTAAGATATCATTTAAGTAGCTGTTCTTGATGGGTGCTAAATCGAATAAACCACTAAGGCTACAAATACCTAAAATATTTGATCTTATATCGTTATTTTTCAAGTAAGCCATTAAGGCAAGATGTCCTCCGGCAGAATGACCAGAAAGGACTAAACTTTTGGGGTCACCATTGTATTTATCAGCATTCTTTTGAATCCAATATATACAAGATGAGATATCTGAAAGGACACCTTCCATCGTTACATCAGGTATTAATCTATAGTTGATGATACAAACAGTGATATTTTTCTGAATAAATGGCTCTGCGACAAAACTATAGCTACTTTTATCTAAAGCTTTCCAATAACCACCATGAATAAAAATTAGAATAGGAGAATTGGGTGTACTAGAAGGGAAGATATCTAAATTTTGAAGAGGAGCCTCTCCATATTTTACATTGAGGAGGCAATGGTATTCTTTTCTAACTTGATCAGACTCGTTTTCATTAATAGCTAAAAATTCTTGAAAGTTAGGATGTCTAGACCTTAAGTCTAATTGATGGCTTGGCGTCATATAAAATGATTTAGTTGAAAAGTAGTTTAAGGAAAAAAATAGTATACTCTTTAAATGCAAAAAACGGTTCAATTTTAAGTTCGAACCGTTTTTTTTACTTATATATTTAAAGTATTACTTGATTTACAAGACTTCAACAATTTGGATATAGTTACCACAAGTATCATTAAAGACTGCAAGTTTAGCGGTCCCCATTTCGATGGGTTTTACACTAAATTCGACCCCTAATTTTACTAATCTTTCGTATTCACTTTGAACATCTTCAACATCAAATTGCGTATAGGGAAGTCCAGCATCAAATAATGCCTTTTGATAGACTTTTGAAGGTTCAAAATCTTTTGGAGCAGGTTCTAATAATAACTGAGGGCCATCTTGCTCTTCTTTAGAGACTAGCGTTAACCATCGATTTCCACCACCAACGGGAATATCAATCTTCTTTATGAAATTTAGCTTTGAGGTATAAAACTCTAGTGCTTTTTCTTGATCACCTACGGGAATACTTACGAGTTTAATTTTCATGTTTTCAATATTTTATGATTAGTATGACACAAAGATTGACATTAGAAAATGAAGAGACTTATCGAAAATTGCTCTTTTGATATTCACTTGGAGAATATCCCGTTTTTTTCTTGAATAATGTGCTAAAAGAACTTAGGCTTTCAAAACCTACATCATAACAAGCGTTCGAAATGGAAACACCTGCACTGATATATTCTTTGGCCTTTTCTATTCTTTTGTCGATTAAATATTGATTGGGCGTTTGACCATAATACCGTTTAAATAATCTCAGTAAATGGAATTTGGAAACAAACCTAATACGAGAAAATAGATTTAAATTTAGTTTTTCATTAAAGTTATTGTCGATATAATTTCGAAGACCGATGACAGTATCTAATTGCCACTGGTTGGAATAGATATCTTCCTTTATTTTTAATATCTCTTTCTCGTAAAGACTCATTGATTGACTGTAGGTTTTTTATTATGATATGGGTTGTTATTAAATCTACATAATCAATATACTCAATAAAAAACAAAAACGGTTTGAGAAACCCCAAACCGTCCTTGATCAAAGTAAGATACTTTTTATTTATTAAAGAATTCTGCCACAGCATCAGTGGATACTTTTACTGCATCTGGATGATGATAGAAATCCACATGACCAAAACCTGATACAGCTAAAACTTCATGCTCATTAGTAAGTTTATCAATAAATCCTGTAGAGCATATTGCTGTTGGAGCATCTTTACCATAAACCACTAAAGTAGGTTGTGCAATTTTATCTGCATAATGTTCAGAGATAGATATTAACGATTCCATTGCTTGGTCACCAATATGCATGTTTGTAAAGTTTTCTACTGCTTTTGGGCCTTTTATACCATCTTTACCATAATAATCATAAGATTCACCCGCCATTGGTGTACCTGCTAATTCGATATATTCTTCTCTTGATTGATCATCTGTTAATCCAAAAGGAGCAACATAATCTGGAGCACCTGTTTCATAGATTTTCTGTTTAGAGTGATTGGCTCCTGCAATCATTTGATTAACAACCGTCTTGTCTGTCCATTGGAAAGCATCAGCTGCCATCATTCCTGAAACTGTAGCTAGTTTCTTGATTCTATGGTCAGTTACTGCTGCAGAGGCCATGATAGAACCACCTTGGCAAACACCTAATCCCATAATCTCTTCAACAAAAGGAAGTGTTCCTAAGTAAGAAACGGCATCCCAAGTATTTTCAATTAGTCTAAACATATACCTAGACTGCTTAAATTCACCAGGTAAAGACGGAGAATCACCCATACCTAGATAATCAAAACCTAAAAAGACAAACCCTCTTTTTGCCATTTCTGGTCCATAAGTCCCTAACACTTGTTCTTTTACCTGTGGGAATGGGCTTGCACCAACGATAGCTTTATATTTTTTGTTTTCATCAAAACCTTCTGGAAGGTATAAGTTGCCTACTAGTTCAATACCAAAAGATTTAAAAGTAACTGTGTTTTTTCCTGCTGATAAATTCATAATCATATACTTTAATAGGTTGTTTAATTATTTGATTACAAAGGTATAGCATGGCACTTTTCAGCTACTTATACATTTTCGTAGAAGAGTTATACATTTTTGTATCAATGACTAAAAAGTACTTTTTCAGTTATCTTCATTAAGGTTTTCTTTTTTGTATTGTAATAGCCAGTCATAAATAGATACTGTAAAAGGATCACCTTGAGTTCGTTTTGTGAAATTATCGGAGTAAACTCTGCTCCATGCATCATGACCTGTATTATTAAAGACTGTAATTTTTGCTTTTACCTCAGGATTTCTAGCATTTATCGCTGAAACTAAAGGGACAGATCCAAAGTTTTCGTTATGCGGTACAGTTGTATCAGAATCACCATGGAAAGCCCAAATGGGAACTTTGGATAAATTGGTAACGATACTAGGTTCACCTCTCGCACTAATAGGAACAATTGCAGCAGCATAGTTTTCAGTGCCCATCACTCCAACATAGTACCATGCACCTCCACCGCCCAAACTGAGACCGGTAATATAAATTCTACTTGTATTGACCTGATATTCTTGAATAAGATAATTGATAAACGAATGAACATCTTGTGGTCTCCAATAATCATACGATTTAAGTCTAGGAGAGGCGACAATAAAAGGAAACGATGGATTCCATTTTCCCTCACTTATTAATCCAGGGGGAGTAACGCCTTGTTGAAGTTCATTGAGTTCAGAAAAGTCAGAACCTGTATATCCCGAAGGATCCCAACCGTGTAGAAACACTAGCAGCGGATACTCAGCTCCACTATCAGTATAACCACTTGGTGTATATATGTAATGTCCAAAAACAGCAGGAGTAGCACCTAAAGTAAATGCTTTATGTACTCCTCCAGTATCTAATGGTAGAACCACAAGGTCCGAAGAATCGATTGCTAATGGAAGAATTTCGGGTTGTTCGAGATCATCTTCTTCATTATTTGATGATACTGTAGAAGATGTAGGAATAACAGCTTCTGTAGAAGTATTATCGCATGAATAGAAACCCATCGAAATAAATAACAATATGATAAAGTATTGATAAATGTGGAAGTAGATTGCCTTTCTTCTTAGTTGAGTGAACATTGAAATAAATTAGCTTTTTGAGTTGATGGTATTAACCAATTGTTTGTGATTTAATTGATTAAATATGGTTGTAAATTACTACATTAGAATAACTTAATCCAAAAACTAAAATAGAATAGCAGTATTCATAAATACATCTATACTACTTCAATATTACATCATTAAGTCAGCTATTTGTTTTTGGCATTTTAAGGAATCTATCTTATTAATAATAATCAGAATTATGAAGCTAGGAGCATTTTCGATCAGCCTTACAGTAAAAGATTTACAAGTCTCTAAAAAATTTTATGAACATCTTGGTTTTGAAGTGATTGGTGGAAACGAAGAAATGAATTATCTGATCCTTAAGAATGGCAATTCTATTATTGGTTTGTTCCAAGGGATGTTTGAAAAAAATATCATCACGTTTAATCCAGGTTTTGATGAAAACGGAAACACTTTAGATTCATTCGAGGACATCAGAGAGATCCAGAAGAATTTGAAGAGTCATGGAATTGAACTCTCATCAGAGGCTGACGAAACGACAACAGGTCCCGCAAGTCTAACCTTGACAGATCCAGATGGGAATCAAATTCTTATCGACCAACATGTTTAATATTATAAAATCGTTTATGTTAATTGATTTCCACTTCGAAGTGTTTTATCACTGTTTTCCCTGTTGAGTTACCAATTTCATTTCCTAGTTCTACAGAAGTGAAATAACTGTTTGATGATACAATCCCTTTGTTTACTAAATAGGAGAGTAGTTCATCAATATCTACAGTACCCTTACTACGTTTTTGGGTGCGTTGGAAGGCTAGATAAGTCCAATTGCTACCTTCAGGCTCCCAGTCTGGTTCTCCCATAAAAAACTTGTAGGTACCATTGGTTGTTGTTACATTTTCTTGGAAATCTCCAAAAGGAACTAATTGGTGATCATCTTCCCAAATCATAAACTCAAACAGAATATTTTGAGGTGTCACCTCAGCAGAAGAGTTGATCCAATTATCAAAGGCAAGATTGTAGTCTCCATCATTTCTAGTGACTTCCACCTCATAATTTACTTTTAGTGTACTGATATCTTCAATTTTTTTTGGCAGTGCTGTTGTAGAAGAAGCCGTTTGCCACGGTTTCCAGCCATAAATAAGTTGGGGGTATGCATTAACACCATAGGCATTATCAGGGTATTGCCATTCCCAACCTACTATAGAAAGGTCATTTTTATCATATGCATAAATACATTGGGAATAACTGTTATTTGGTAGATTTCCAGCATTCCAAGCATTATTTTCAATGATCAAATCATCAACGGCGATCGTAGCATAGATATCACAGTCGGAGTCAGTAAACTGATTAAATAATAAATCAGCGTAGTTGGGGATGGTATCCTTTTCTAAGTTTAGAGAATATAGTTTTACATTTTCTCCATTCTCAGCAGTTACTTTTATTGATATGGGGCTTTCTTGAAATGAAAATTCATCTCCCTCTGTTGTATTTACAGTTGCCATTGTTGAAACACTAATCTTGTTAATACCTACTTCATCTGCTTCATAAGGGAATAAGTGATTTAATGAAACGATAGAATCAGTAATGGTTGATAAGAAGATTTCTTGATTATAGACCAACTCTAGCTCAAGCAATTCCGCTTGATCAGACTTAGGAAGCAAGAGATCATTTACCTCTTCCTTCTTACAAGCGTTTAGAAAAAATAGAATAAGTGAAAAGACGACGATAGCTCTATACATTTTCTGTTGTTAGTTAGATGTATTGGAGTTTATACTTAATTCAACAGAGGCCAACAAAAGAATAATGATCGCTTCAGCAATTAAATAACTCCAACCCAAAAGTGTTATTTGTTCTTTATGATAAATACCAAAACTCAAAGATAAGAAGCAATATAATAAGTTAAAGACAGCAATTCCTTTTATGTAAATGGATATGGATTTGATGTTGACGAAATAGCAAACCAAATCATATACTGCAAAAAGGCAAGGAAATATCGCTAGGACATAAAGTGTGGAAATGGGAATTCCGAAGAGTTGTTCAAAATGTACTAATATGACGCCTAACATAACGGAAGAAATACAAGCACCTATTCCATCTATGATAAAGATTTTTCTAGGGTTTTGATTTCCCCACTGTACGATCTTATGTAGTAGCATTTGTGTTTAGTCTATGATGAATATATGTCAAAGTATGTGTGTCTAAAGTAGTGTTTATTGGATCGAATTCAATTCATAAGAACAAAAAATATCCCTTATACTATCAGAATTATTGATGTATAAGGGATATCAGCATAAATTATTTTAAGATAAATGATTCTTTTAATCCTTCAGCTGCGGAAGGAGCAATCCATACATTAAAATCTCCTTTTTCTAAGACCTGTTTTAAGTCTCTATTGTAAAACTTGAGCTGGTCGGTATGAATGGTAAATGTCACTCTCTTGGATTCTCCAGCTTTTAGGAAGACTTTTTCATAATCCTTCAACTCTCTTACAGGTCGAGTTAAAGAACCTATTACATCTTGAATGTAGAGTTGTACAGTTTCTGTCGCTTCTACTTTTCCTGTATTTTTAATTAGTGCAGAAACTTCTATTGTTTCATTTTCTACAATTTCTTTTTTTGAAATTTTGATTTCTGAGTAGGCAAATTGTGTGTAGGATAAACCATATCCAAAAGGATACTCAGGAAGGTAACCTACATCTAAATAATGTGATTCATTACCCAGTGAACTTTGCCAAGCACCAACAGGGATGTCATACATCTGAACAAACTTCTCTGCTTTAGCAGGTCTACCCGTATTTTTGTGATTATAGTAATACGGAAGTTGTCCTGAAGACTTTGGCCATGTAATTGGTAATCGTCCTTCTGGAGCAATATTTCCATACAATATATCATTTAAGGCAGGGCCGGCCATTGTTCCTCCATGCCATGCCATTAGAATCCCTTCCACTTCATCTTTTATATTACCAATAGTGATAGGACGTCCAGCCATGATGACTAAAACGATAGGTTTCCCTAATTTCGATAACTCATGGATAAGTTCTTCTTGTGCTCCCGGAAGATTAATTTCAGCTCTACTATGTGCCTCACCAGAAAGGATAGCTTCTTCACCACCCACAAAAACGATGACATCACTTTTCTTAGCCAATTGAATAGCCTTTTTAAATTGAGAAGTGGACTTGTCCCTGCTGTATTTTAGGCCTGCTTCATAACCATATACTTTTTCTTTCATGGCCATATAAGGTGTTTGAGAGTGTTCTTTCTCTCCATCAAAACACCAAGTACCCATTTGATCCAATGGAGCATCAGCAAGAGGTCCAATAAGTGCCACTTTTTGAGATTTTTTGAGTGGAAGAATAGTATTCTCATTTTTTAATAATACCATACTTTTTGCAGCAGCATCTTTAGCTAAAGAAAGGTGCTTTTCTGAATAAAGATGACCATCATGTTTTTTATCTCGGTGAGGATTTCCAAAAAGCCCCATTCTTATTTTAACCCTTAAGATATTCTTTACTAAAAAGTCTAATTGCTTTTCTTCAAGTTTACCTTCTTTGATTAAGGTTTTAATATGATGCTCGTACGACTGTGATGTCATTTCCATATCTACACCAGCATTGGATGCCAATTCAGCAGCATGTTTTTCATCGGCAGCATACCCATGAGGAATCATTTCTGTAATAGAGTTCCAATCACTTACAACAAAGCCATCAAAACCCATTTTATTTCTTAAAAGATCCGTCATGATTTTTTTGTCACCAGATGCAGGCACTCCATTGAGCTCATTAAAAGACGACATAAATGTCTGAACATTAGCATCAATAGCAGCTTGGAAAGGAGGCAAGTAGACATTGTACAGTAAAGGATCTGAGATTATTGCCGTATTGTAATCTCGTCCACCTACTGCAGCACCATATCCAATAAAATGCTTGGCACAAGCGACCATACTTGTTTTATCTGTTAAGTTATCCCCTTGGAACCCTTTAATATAGGCTTCTCCCATTAGGCTTCCTAAGTAAGGATCCTCTCCAGGAGATTCAGCGACTCTACCCCAGCGACTATCTCTAGCGATATCCAACATTGGAGCAAATGTCCAGTTGATACCTGAGGACGTACCTTCGATAGCTGAAATTCTACCTGTATTTTCGGCTTGTTTTGGATCCCATGTAGCAGCAGTCGCCAATGGAATTGGAAAAATAGTTTTAAATCCGTGGATGACATCTCTACCAAAAATCAATGGAATTTTGTTCGGACTTTCAGTGACTGCTATTTGTTGTAATTCATCAACATAGTCGGTATTCATGATGTTTAAAAAAGCACCGACATGGCCTTTTCGAACCGCTTCTTTCATTTCCTCTGGCAAAGCTCCTTTAACCCTACTTGACGTACCTCGTAAAGCCGTCTGACCTATTTTTTCTTCTAAGGTCATCTTGGAAAGTAATGCTTCTACCTTTTGTTCTATTGGATCTGTTGGAGTTTTTTGTTGGTTACAACTTACAATGAATAGTAATAATGTAATGGTGAAGTAATAGGATAGTCTCATTTCATTTAGTGACGTTTTATTTATCAATTCAGCTCATGTGACCACATGAGTAGGGAAGGTTTAGTTTATTGTTCTCAATTCAAAGATAGCTATTTTTTCAGATTAATATAGATGAAGAAATATAAAGAAAGTTATGAAGTAGTCGGTAATATAAAGGGCTGTTAAATCTTCAAGTGTTGACGTAGTGCTAAAGGATAAAAAAAATAAATACCCCAAAGCTCAAGGGAATTGATTTGAACTTTGAGGTATGGATTAATTGCTTCTATACTACTTGTTCTGTAGTTTTTTGTTCCTCTGTCTTTAACTCATCGAGAGCTTCTTTACGAAACTCACCCGCAAGTTTTCCGCCATCAATATGGTTCCAGCCTGGAGGATATAGGATATATTTGATCTTATCGATAAAGGTTGGCGCTCCTTTTACGTCTTTCCATAAATCTTTCCAGAGGGTAAGTTGTACACTCTTTAGATTACTTGGATCTAATTTATCATTCATAATCCCCAATTCAGGTTTTTCATGGTCCAATTCTGTTTGGAATGTATTAAATATTCGATCCCAAATCGAAAAGGTCTCCCCAAAGTTTCGGTCGAGATAAATTGGGTTTTTGGAATGATGTACCCGATGTGCTGATGGAGAAATAAAAAACAATTCCATCCAACGTTGCTTACCAATTACTTTTTCATTCCCATGTTCTAAAACAACATACACCCTACATATCGTATCGACGATTAACACTAAGAAAGGATTAAAGCCTAATATAGGTAACCAAATAAAACTATGAGGTGATAGTAGAATACCTAAAAAAGAACCTCTAACCGTAACGGAAAAACTCATTTCTTTTGGAGTGTGATGAACCCCATGAATACACCATAAAATTCGAATTTTGTGTCCTAAAAAATGAATAAACCATCGCCCGAAATCGAGTAATAGAAAGGCTGCTAACCATACATACCACTCAGTTCCTAAAGTAAAGATCCTGTGTTCGTAGGTAAAGTTCATGATACCTAGAATGACAATTGGTCCAAGTAATAGATAAGGAAGAGATTCTATAACATAAGAGAAGATATTAACTAAAGTTTCTTTGTGTTTTTTTATGACCTGAATTCTCCACAAAAAGAACCATTCAATAAAAATGATTGAATAAACAAAAATTGCTGATTTGCCTTTTAAATTGGTTGAAAAATCTGCAACGGAATCCCAAATTGCTCCCATAACATAGATTATTAAAAAGTGATGTTAGTCTTTTAGTTTTTATTTAGACTTAATATAAATAGATTGATATGCAAATATAGAAGAAAGCTTCTTACTTAGAAGAATTATTTATGGTAATCTTAAATTGAAGAATAAAAAAGTTGAAATATTATTTGTAATGCTATTTATAACGGGAGTTCTTACTCAACTAATTATTTTTTTCTTTTTGATAAAGGAACAATGGTAATCCCGCAGATACACCGATAGCGAATGTGACAACAATCGAAAGCCAATAGTTTTTTACATCATCTTTTTCTTTTAGTATAAATAGCAATAAAACAATGGCAGAAATAATAACATCATAAGCAAAAAAACGACTGATAGGAGTGGCTAATAGTTGGTCGAATAAAAGAACTAAGTCTAACCCATTTTTTAGGATAAAACTGATAAACTCATAGTAAGGTATAATGGATCCCAAGATGAACAGTGTAAAATATATGTTTTTGGTGCTCATTTGTAGTGATGGTTTAATTTGTAGAGTAACGTTTAGTGTATAAGTGTTATGGTAAATATAGTCAATAAAAAAGTTAGAAAGTCTAGTCTGATTATAAAAAAATAGCGATTGAGAAATTTATCACAATCGCTATTTTGGTAATATTAGAATTCCATCATTTGGCCATCTTCTGGGATATATGTTTTTTCTAGTAACCCCTTTTTGGATAGCTCTGAGGATAACTCCTTCCTGGTAATTGGACAGTGATTCACTGCTTCCAAGTGATTCGCTATTACTTTATTTGGAGAGTTTTCTACAAATTTCACGATATCTTCCATTTTCATTAGCAAGGGTTGGAAAATGTCTAATTGAGCTCTTCCACTAGCCACTACACTAATTTGAGGTTGATATTCTACCAACACTTTATGAACATCATCAGTATAAATAGTGTCTGCACTTAAGTAAATCGATTGCTCATCAGGTAATTGAATATAGAAACCCATAACATTGCCCATCGGTTTTGCTATAAATCCATAACCATGTACTGCAGGAATCCCTTCAATGGTTCCTCCTAAGAATGGCGAAGATTCCCAATACTTGACTACTTGTGTAACGTTTAACCCACGTTTTAGAAGTTCAGCTTCATCTTTTACGCTACAAATCACAGGAATGTCTTTCGCTCTTAAAAACTCCTCTCCATCTTTGTCCAAATGATCAGGATGTAAATGAGTAATCAGACAATGTGTAGTTTTCTCAATTACTTGATTAGCATTACTTGGTAAATCAAGAATTGGATTGCGTTGTGGTTTATATCTGAAAAGTGTGAATGTAGGGCCGGCAGTACCTTTTTCACCAAGCATAGGATCAACTAAAATCACTTTATCCTTGGTTTCGATGACCATTGTTGCGTTTCTGATGTGTGATATCTTCATAATAATTAATTTAATTTGCTCTTTTCCATTCGTTATAAAAGGGGTTAAATCTCTTTTCTGCACCTATGGTACTACTTCTACCATGTCCAGGATGAATCAACATATGTTCTGCTTGTTCATCAATTAACTTGATGACCGATTGCTTGAGATCATCAAGGTTGGCTGTTGGTCTATCCCATTTTCCTACTGAACCTTCAAATAGTGTATCTCCAGTATATATATCATGACCTATTTTATAGGACACGCCTCCTTTGGTATGTCCTGGAGTAAATATTACAGATATCTCGTAGCCTTCAAGATCAATAATAGTATCTTCATTAATAGGCACAATATCAATAGTATTGATGTCGTAATCTTTTTCTTTATTGAAAAAACCGAAACCATTTAAATC
The Flammeovirga agarivorans genome window above contains:
- a CDS encoding alpha/beta hydrolase, whose translation is MNLSAGKNTVTFKSFGIELVGNLYLPEGFDENKKYKAIVGASPFPQVKEQVLGTYGPEMAKRGFVFLGFDYLGMGDSPSLPGEFKQSRYMFRLIENTWDAVSYLGTLPFVEEIMGLGVCQGGSIMASAAVTDHRIKKLATVSGMMAADAFQWTDKTVVNQMIAGANHSKQKIYETGAPDYVAPFGLTDDQSREEYIELAGTPMAGESYDYYGKDGIKGPKAVENFTNMHIGDQAMESLISISEHYADKIAQPTLVVYGKDAPTAICSTGFIDKLTNEHEVLAVSGFGHVDFYHHPDAVKVSTDAVAEFFNK
- a CDS encoding sterol desaturase family protein, which produces MGAIWDSVADFSTNLKGKSAIFVYSIIFIEWFFLWRIQVIKKHKETLVNIFSYVIESLPYLLLGPIVILGIMNFTYEHRIFTLGTEWYVWLAAFLLLDFGRWFIHFLGHKIRILWCIHGVHHTPKEMSFSVTVRGSFLGILLSPHSFIWLPILGFNPFLVLIVDTICRVYVVLEHGNEKVIGKQRWMELFFISPSAHRVHHSKNPIYLDRNFGETFSIWDRIFNTFQTELDHEKPELGIMNDKLDPSNLKSVQLTLWKDLWKDVKGAPTFIDKIKYILYPPGWNHIDGGKLAGEFRKEALDELKTEEQKTTEQVV
- a CDS encoding carboxylesterase family protein, giving the protein MFTQLRRKAIYFHIYQYFIILLFISMGFYSCDNTSTEAVIPTSSTVSSNNEEDDLEQPEILPLAIDSSDLVVLPLDTGGVHKAFTLGATPAVFGHYIYTPSGYTDSGAEYPLLVFLHGWDPSGYTGSDFSELNELQQGVTPPGLISEGKWNPSFPFIVASPRLKSYDYWRPQDVHSFINYLIQEYQVNTSRIYITGLSLGGGGAWYYVGVMGTENYAAAIVPISARGEPSIVTNLSKVPIWAFHGDSDTTVPHNENFGSVPLVSAINARNPEVKAKITVFNNTGHDAWSRVYSDNFTKRTQGDPFTVSIYDWLLQYKKENLNEDN
- a CDS encoding MBL fold metallo-hydrolase, whose translation is MKLHPVRKLQLDGFFPMNCYVLERNNKCFIIDPGYQKETIQNYIKDENLEVVGILLTHAHIDHIEALDCFNVPVYLHEKEVEILLDDDLNGFGFFNKEKDYDINTIDIVPINEDTIIDLEGYEISVIFTPGHTKGGVSYKIGHDIYTGDTLFEGSVGKWDRPTANLDDLKQSVIKLIDEQAEHMLIHPGHGRSSTIGAEKRFNPFYNEWKRAN
- a CDS encoding glycoside hydrolase family 3 N-terminal domain-containing protein gives rise to the protein MRLSYYFTITLLLFIVSCNQQKTPTDPIEQKVEALLSKMTLEEKIGQTALRGTSSRVKGALPEEMKEAVRKGHVGAFLNIMNTDYVDELQQIAVTESPNKIPLIFGRDVIHGFKTIFPIPLATAATWDPKQAENTGRISAIEGTSSGINWTFAPMLDIARDSRWGRVAESPGEDPYLGSLMGEAYIKGFQGDNLTDKTSMVACAKHFIGYGAAVGGRDYNTAIISDPLLYNVYLPPFQAAIDANVQTFMSSFNELNGVPASGDKKIMTDLLRNKMGFDGFVVSDWNSITEMIPHGYAADEKHAAELASNAGVDMEMTSQSYEHHIKTLIKEGKLEEKQLDFLVKNILRVKIRMGLFGNPHRDKKHDGHLYSEKHLSLAKDAAAKSMVLLKNENTILPLKKSQKVALIGPLADAPLDQMGTWCFDGEKEHSQTPYMAMKEKVYGYEAGLKYSRDKSTSQFKKAIQLAKKSDVIVFVGGEEAILSGEAHSRAEINLPGAQEELIHELSKLGKPIVLVIMAGRPITIGNIKDEVEGILMAWHGGTMAGPALNDILYGNIAPEGRLPITWPKSSGQLPYYYNHKNTGRPAKAEKFVQMYDIPVGAWQSSLGNESHYLDVGYLPEYPFGYGLSYTQFAYSEIKISKKEIVENETIEVSALIKNTGKVEATETVQLYIQDVIGSLTRPVRELKDYEKVFLKAGESKRVTFTIHTDQLKFYNRDLKQVLEKGDFNVWIAPSAAEGLKESFILK
- a CDS encoding alpha/beta hydrolase, with product MTPSHQLDLRSRHPNFQEFLAINENESDQVRKEYHCLLNVKYGEAPLQNLDIFPSSTPNSPILIFIHGGYWKALDKSSYSFVAEPFIQKNITVCIINYRLIPDVTMEGVLSDISSCIYWIQKNADKYNGDPKSLVLSGHSAGGHLALMAYLKNNDIRSNILGICSLSGLFDLAPIKNSYLNDILQLNDRIVQQFSPTTKELTQLKCPVLLTVGADETDLFIEQSKRLYQENKSVSSLEYFEYPQLNHYEIVHKLGELDNPIVDFIFDRFKAK
- a CDS encoding MBL fold metallo-hydrolase, with the translated sequence MKISHIRNATMVIETKDKVILVDPMLGEKGTAGPTFTLFRYKPQRNPILDLPSNANQVIEKTTHCLITHLHPDHLDKDGEEFLRAKDIPVICSVKDEAELLKRGLNVTQVVKYWESSPFLGGTIEGIPAVHGYGFIAKPMGNVMGFYIQLPDEQSIYLSADTIYTDDVHKVLVEYQPQISVVASGRAQLDIFQPLLMKMEDIVKFVENSPNKVIANHLEAVNHCPITRKELSSELSKKGLLEKTYIPEDGQMMEF
- a CDS encoding VOC family protein — its product is MKIKLVSIPVGDQEKALEFYTSKLNFIKKIDIPVGGGNRWLTLVSKEEQDGPQLLLEPAPKDFEPSKVYQKALFDAGLPYTQFDVEDVQSEYERLVKLGVEFSVKPIEMGTAKLAVFNDTCGNYIQIVEVL
- a CDS encoding DUF2834 domain-containing protein, with the translated sequence MSTKNIYFTLFILGSIIPYYEFISFILKNGLDLVLLFDQLLATPISRFFAYDVIISAIVLLLFILKEKDDVKNYWLSIVVTFAIGVSAGLPLFLYQKEKNN
- a CDS encoding helix-turn-helix domain-containing protein; this encodes MSLYEKEILKIKEDIYSNQWQLDTVIGLRNYIDNNFNEKLNLNLFSRIRFVSKFHLLRLFKRYYGQTPNQYLIDKRIEKAKEYISAGVSISNACYDVGFESLSSFSTLFKKKTGYSPSEYQKSNFR
- a CDS encoding VOC family protein, with translation MKLGAFSISLTVKDLQVSKKFYEHLGFEVIGGNEEMNYLILKNGNSIIGLFQGMFEKNIITFNPGFDENGNTLDSFEDIREIQKNLKSHGIELSSEADETTTGPASLTLTDPDGNQILIDQHV
- a CDS encoding GH12 family glycosyl hydrolase domain-containing protein, with the translated sequence MYRAIVVFSLILFFLNACKKEEVNDLLLPKSDQAELLELELVYNQEIFLSTITDSIVSLNHLFPYEADEVGINKISVSTMATVNTTEGDEFSFQESPISIKVTAENGENVKLYSLNLEKDTIPNYADLLFNQFTDSDCDIYATIAVDDLIIENNAWNAGNLPNNSYSQCIYAYDKNDLSIVGWEWQYPDNAYGVNAYPQLIYGWKPWQTASSTTALPKKIEDISTLKVNYEVEVTRNDGDYNLAFDNWINSSAEVTPQNILFEFMIWEDDHQLVPFGDFQENVTTTNGTYKFFMGEPDWEPEGSNWTYLAFQRTQKRSKGTVDIDELLSYLVNKGIVSSNSYFTSVELGNEIGNSTGKTVIKHFEVEIN